In a genomic window of Occallatibacter riparius:
- a CDS encoding GRP family sugar transporter, with amino-acid sequence MYIPSLYPVALFMMIVTMICWGSWANTQKLAKGWRFELFYWDYVFGIVLIALILGFTMGNTDPASPDSFIANLRSADGKHLLFAVLGGVVFNVANILIVAAIAVAGLAVAFPIGIGLALVIGSVLNYIILPKGNPLLLFGGIALVIVAIVLDALAYRRLVKDLSVSRKGILLSLLGGTGMGLFYPFVAKATTGENHLGPYAVAFVFSLGVLACTIPVNYLFMRKPISGQPVAMRDYFRGSGAFHFWGLLGGIIWGIGMISNFVASYAQMVGPAAAYALGQGATMVSAIWGVFVWREFAGAPPTARRLIGLMFLFFLLGLSGVAMAPIVSF; translated from the coding sequence ATGTACATTCCAAGCCTGTACCCGGTCGCGCTCTTCATGATGATCGTGACCATGATCTGCTGGGGAAGCTGGGCTAACACCCAGAAGCTCGCCAAAGGCTGGCGTTTCGAGCTCTTCTACTGGGACTACGTCTTCGGCATCGTCCTCATCGCGCTCATCCTCGGCTTCACCATGGGCAACACCGACCCCGCAAGCCCCGACAGCTTCATCGCCAACCTCCGCTCCGCTGACGGCAAGCACCTGCTGTTTGCTGTGCTGGGCGGCGTGGTATTCAACGTGGCCAACATCCTGATTGTCGCGGCCATCGCCGTGGCCGGGCTAGCGGTTGCGTTCCCCATCGGCATCGGGCTCGCGCTGGTCATCGGATCGGTACTCAACTACATCATTCTGCCCAAGGGGAATCCGCTGCTGCTGTTTGGCGGAATCGCGCTGGTGATCGTCGCTATCGTTCTCGATGCGCTGGCCTATCGCAGGCTGGTCAAGGACCTCAGCGTGAGCCGGAAGGGGATACTGCTGAGCCTGCTCGGCGGAACCGGCATGGGCCTCTTCTACCCCTTCGTTGCCAAAGCCACCACCGGCGAGAATCACCTCGGCCCCTACGCTGTCGCGTTCGTCTTCTCGCTCGGCGTTCTGGCGTGCACCATCCCTGTTAATTACCTCTTCATGCGCAAGCCCATCTCCGGCCAGCCCGTGGCCATGCGCGACTACTTCCGCGGCAGCGGTGCGTTTCACTTCTGGGGACTGCTCGGCGGCATCATCTGGGGCATCGGCATGATCTCGAACTTCGTCGCCTCTTATGCGCAGATGGTTGGCCCCGCCGCCGCCTACGCCCTTGGCCAGGGGGCCACCATGGTCTCGGCCATCTGGGGCGTCTTTGTCTGGCGCGAGTTCGCCGGAGCGCCCCCCACCGCGCGCAGGCTAATCGGCCTCATGTTCCTCTTCTTCCTCCTCGGGCTCAGCGGAGTCGCCATGG